Proteins co-encoded in one Cyprinus carpio isolate SPL01 chromosome B5, ASM1834038v1, whole genome shotgun sequence genomic window:
- the fgf10b gene encoding fibroblast growth factor 10b, which produces MRSTMRRWTVSNSVSACWSVCVVYLLAVSAIFASSVTCRSACSVHRAPRVANSSSASASTSGRHVRSYVHLQGDVRQRKLFSFQKFFLRIGKDGRVNGTKSKDDPYSILEITSVDVGIVAIRGIGSNLYLAINKKGELYGARNYGLNCRLKERIEENGYNTYASAEWRNKKRQMFVGLSAHGKPLRGRKTRRKNTATHFLPILV; this is translated from the exons ATGAGGAGTACCATGAGGAGATGGACAGTGAGTAACAGTGTGTCTGCATGCTGGTCGGTGTGTGTCGTCTATCTGCTCGCCGTCTCCGCGATCTTCGCGTCCAGCGTCACCTGCCGCAGCGCATGTTCCGTGCATCGGGCGCCCAGGGTCGCCAACTCCTCATCCGCCTCCGCCTCCACCTCCGGCCGGCATGTGCGCAGCTACGTGCACCTCCAGGGAGACGTGCGCCAGAGGAAACTCTTCTCCTTCCAGAAGTTCTTCCTTAGGATCGGGAAAGACGGGAGAGTCAACGGCACCAAAAGCAAAGACGATCCCTACA GTATTCTGGAAATCACATCAGTGGATGTTGGGATCGTTGCCATCAGAGGAATCGGCAGTAACCTTTACCTGGCTATCAATAAGAAGGGAGAACTGTATGGAGCC AGAAACTATGGTTTAAACTGCCGTCTGAAGGAGCGCATCGAGGAGAACGGCTATAACACATACGCATCCGCCGAGTGGAGGAACAAGAAGCGCCAGATGTTTGTAGGTCTGAGTGCTCATGGAAAGCCTCTTCGCGGGAGAAAAACCCGCAGGAAGAACACCGCTACACACTTCTTACCCATACTGGTGTGA
- the LOC109090708 gene encoding E3 ubiquitin-protein ligase TRIM39-like translates to MAESSPTSPKRRKTRRQSLIDPPLTSSFSGGLTEELQCSICLDVFTDPVSTPCGHNFCKTCLKKCWDSSQTCSCPYCKETFSQRPDLKINTTLREVVDHYKKKTPKKKPDVLCDICEERKLKALKSCVVCQSSYCETHLERHLRVAGLKKHKLMEPVSNLEDYICQTHERPLELFCRDDQTCVCPMCALTDHKNHNTVPLEEESEEKKTQLMKTQKDMQQMIQERIEKIQDIRHSAEVRKRNTEEEKAVCVEFFTDLIRSIERYQTELLEMMEEQQKAAKKQEKELIEELELEITELKKRNTELEQLSHTEDHLHLLQMYSSLCSPTNTRNWPEISMKTRVSLETLRRALTQLQHTLDEKLTKTELKRMQQYAVDVTLDPDTAHPELILSEDRKQVKYGGVSQDVPDNPERFDSCVCVLGKEGFSLGRFYFEVQVKESTEWDLGVARESINRKGEISLSPSDGYWTVVLRNEDKYAAYDDPTVSLYVRVIPQRVGVFVDYEEGLVSFYDVESSSHIYSFTGQSFTDKLYPFLGPALNIEGENSAPLIITPVSYNK, encoded by the exons ATGGCAGAATCGTCACCAACATCACCAAAAAGAAGAAAGACCAGGAGACAAAGTCTAATTGATCCTCCAC TCACGTCATCCTTCAGTGGTGGACTGACTGAAGAGCTTCAGTGCTCTATATGTCTGGATGTGTTCACTGATCCAGTCAGCACTCCGTGTGGACACAACTTCTGCAAGACCTGTCTGAAAAAGTGCTGGGACAGCAGCCAGACCTGCAGCTGTCCTTACTGTAAAGAAACATTCAGCCAAAGACCTGATCTCAAGATTAATACCACACTCAGAGAGGTTGTAGATCACTATAAGAAGAAAACACCTAAGAAAAAACCTGATGTTCTGTGTGACATCTGTGAGGAAAGAAAGCTGAAAGCCCTAAAGTCATGTGTGGTGTGTCAGAGCTCTTACTGTGAAACTCATCTGGAGCGTCATTTGAGAGTGGCAGGTTTAAAGAAACACAAACTAATGGAGCCTGTGAGTAATCTGGAGGACTATATATGCCAGACACATGAGAGGCCTCTGGAGCTGTTCTGTAGAGATGATCAGACATGTGTGTGTCCGATGTGTGCTCTGACAGACCACAAGAACCACAACACTGTTCCTCTagaagaggagagtgaagagaagaAG ACTCAACTGatgaagacacagaaagacatgCAGCAAATGATCCAGGAGAGAATTGAGAAGATTCAAGACATCAGACACTCAGCAGAAGTAAGAAAG agaaacacagaggaggAGAAAGCAGTCTGTGTTGAGTTCTTCACTGatctcatccgctccattgagagataTCAGACTGAACTGCTAGAGATGATGGAggagcagcagaaagcagcaaagAAACAGGAGAAAGAGCTCATTGAAGAGCTGGAGCTGGAGATCACTGAGCTTAAGAAGAGAaacactgagctggagcagctctcaCACACTGAAGATCACCTCCACCTTCTACAG ATGTACTCATCtctgtgcagccctacaaacaccAGGAACTGGCCTGAGATCAGTATGAAGACTCGTGTGAGTCTGGAGACTCTGAGGAGAGCTCTGACTCAACTGCAGCACACTCTAGATGAGAAACTCACAAAAACTG AGCTGAAGAGGATGCAGCAGTATGCAG TGGATGTGACATTGGATCCTGATACGGCTCATCCTGAACTCATCCTGTCTGAAGATAGAAAACAAGTGAAATATGGAGGTGTTAGTCAGGACGTCCCAGACAATCCAGAAAGATTTGATTCATGTGTCTGTGTCCTGGGAAAGGAAGGATTCTCCTTAGGgagattttattttgaggtgcagGTGAAGGAAAGTACTGAATGGGATTTAGGAGTGGCCAGAGAATCCATTAACAGGAAGGGAGAGATCTCACTGAGTCCCAGTGATGGATACTGGACTGTGGTTCTGAGGAATGAGGATAAATATGCAGCCTATGATGATCCCACGGTCTCTCTGTATGTGAGAGTGATTCCGCAGCGGGtcggtgtgtttgtggattatgaggaGGGTCTGGTCTCCTTTTATGATGTGGAGTCCAGCTCTCATATCTACTCTTTCACTGGTCAGTCTTTCACTGACAAACTCTATCCATTTCTCGGCCCAGCATTAAATATTGAAGGTGAAAACTCAGCcccactgatcatcacacctgtcagttacaataaataa